The genomic interval CCGGCGCTTGTTCCGAGGGCGATACGATGGTTTCATGTCCTGCGCCGTCCTCCCAGTGAGCCCGAAAACGTAGCGCCACGAGCAGGGGCGAGTCAAGGCGATCAAAAGGCGATTGACTCGCGATTGCGCGCGTGTGCGGACGCGCATACGGCCCATCGACTCGAAAAAAGGCGTGGTTGACTTTTCCACAACCGGCCCGTAGAATCGGCTGCCCTTGAAAAATCTCCTACCATTGCCGAGCATCGATGCAGCTGTCCGCGAAGGAAGCCTGGAAGCGCATCCTCGACGAGGCGCAGCGCGAACTTCCGGCCGATATCATACGTAACTGGCTCGAGCCCACTGAAGCGATCGCCCTTGAAGAGGGGAACCTGATCGTCGGCGCGCCCGATCAGTTTGCCGCGGAGTGGAACGAAACCAAGCACGCATCCGTCCTCTCCCGGCTCGCCGAGCCGGTGGTCGGGCGTCCGACCACGATCGTCTTCCGGGTGAACGAAGAGCGCCGCCGCCGCCCCCAGATGGACTTCTTCGTGCAGACCACCGCCGCCGCGCCCGCCGCCGCGGCCGCCAACACCAGCACGCAGCCGCTCAACGAGCGCTACACCTTCGAGACGTTCGTCATAGGCAAGTCGAACGAGCTCGCCGCCGCCGCCGCCCACGCCATCGCCGAAGCCCCGGGCAAGACCTACAACCCGCTCTTCATCTACGGCGCCACCGGTCTCGGCAAGACCCACTTGATGCAGGCGATCGCCCACGCGCGGCTCACGAAGGCCTCCGATGTCCGCGTGCTCTACGTGGGCGCCGAGCAGTTCCTCAACGAAGTGATTGAGAGCATCCACAGCCGGACCATGCCCGACTTCCGGCGCCGCTACCGAAGCGAGGTGGATCTCTTCCTGGTGGACGACGTCCACTTCCTCGAGGGCAAGGAGCAGACGCAGGAAGAGTTCTTTCACACGTTCAACGCATTGCACCAGGCCAACAAGCAGATCGTGCTCACCTCCGACCGCCCGCCCAAGGAGATCCCCGGTCTCGAGGCCCGGCTGGTGAGCCGCTTCGAGTCCGGCATGGTGGCCGACATCGGCCAGCCCGACCTGGAACACCGCATCGCCATTCTGCGCAAGAAGCAGGAGCAGGACCACCTGGAATTGACGATCCCGGACGACGTGCTCCGCTTCATCGCCGAACACGTGCGGTCGAACGTCCGGGAGCTCGAGGGGTGCATCATCAAGTTGCTGCTCTACGCCTCGCTCAAGCACAAGGAGATCGCCATCGAGCTCGCCCGCGAGGCGCTCTCGGACAAAATCCGGCCGGGTGAGGACGGCGCCGACGCACGGGCGCGGCCGCTGCCCACGATCCACCGGGTCCAGGAAGTGGTGGCGCGCCGGTGGGGCGTGACCCCGGAAGGCCTCCGCTCCAAGGCGCGGATCAAGACGCTCACCGTGCCCCGGCAGATCGCGATGTACCTGGCGCGCGAGCTCTTGCAGATGCAGCTGGTGGAAATCGGGCAAGCCTTCGGCGGGCGGGATCACTCGACGGTCATTCACAGCGTCGACAAGGTGCAGCGCCAGATGTCGCGCGACCGGAGCTTCCGCGAAAAGATCGAATACGCGCGCCAGGAGTTGTGCGCAGAGTAATCCCCGTGTGGATGCGCGCGGTGTGGGCGCTCTGGAAGGCGCGGACAACGGCCGCGGCTCTCCGCGCCATACACACCGGATCGACAGCGGGTGAACGATGGAGTGGCATGTGCCGCGCGAGCTTGGACCGCGCATCCACATCTCCAGGCCCTCTACTACTGCTGCTAGATATTTCTATTGGTCACGTAGTCTTGTTTTATAGCGCGCCGAGGAGTGGATGAAGCTCACCATTACGCGGGAGCAGTTGCAGGAAGGGTTGGTCGCGGTCGCGGCAAGCGTGCCGGCCAAGACGACGCTGCCCGTGCTGGCCAACATTCTGCTCGAGGCCTCGAAGGACGGGCTCAGGCTGTCGGGCACCGATCTCGACATCGCCGTGAGCACGACAGTGCCGGCGGCGGTGGATCAGGAAGGCTCCATCACCCTTCCGGCCCGCAAGCTGGTCGAGATCGTGCGCGAGCTGCCGAGCGCCCCCATCCGCCTCGTGGCGAGCGGCGAGCAGCGGGTCACGATCGAGTGCGGGCGCTCCAAGTTCCGCCTGCTCGGTCTGCCTCGGGAGGAGTTTCCCGCATTCCCCGCGGTCAAGTTCGACGGCGGCTGGAAGGTGTCGGCGGGCGACCTGCAGAAGCTCATCAGCCACGTCGCCTTTGCTGCGAGCACGGAGGAAAGTCGGCCGATCCTGAACGGCGTGCTCTGGGAGCTCCGGCCGGAGCGGATGCGGATGGTGGCGACCAACGGCCATCGGCTGGCGCGCATGGACGTACCCGCCGTGACCCAGGTGGGAACCGCGCAGCCGGCGGCCGGCCAGCAGGCCGATCTCATCGTGCCGCCCAAGGCACTGGAGCAGATCCGGCGTCTCTTCGGGCCCGAGGACGAGGTCGAGATCGCCCGAAGCGACAATCATCTCGGCTTCCGCTCCGCGCGCACCCAGATCTTCACCCGGCTCATCGAGGGGCCCTACCCCAATTACGAGCAGGTCATCCCGCGGGAGAACGACAAGGCCGCCACCGCCGATCGCGCAGCGCTCTCGGCCGCGCTTCGCCGCATGAGCATCGTGGCGAGCGACCAGACCCACCGCATCCGCATGGCCTTCGCGAGCGGCGCGTGCAAGCTGTCGGTGCAGACGCCGGACCTGGGCGAGGCGCAGGAGGAAGTCACGGTCACCTACGACGGCGATCCGCTCGAGATCGGCTTCAACGCTTCCTACCTGCTCGAGATCCTGAAGTTCATCCCGACCGACGAAGTGCGGCTCACGTTCAAGGCGCCGGAACGGGCGGCCACCTGCGAACCGGTCGGCTGGAATGATTCGGCGAGTTTTCTCACCCTCGTGATGCCGCTTCGACTGGTGGACTGACGCTTACTGCCGGAGTGTAAACCGCCAGTTCGCGCGCTGGCTCACCGGCACCGATTGCCCCACGGCCGGTATTGAGATCGTCATCTCCGCCGAATCCACGCCCGCGGCGTCGAGCACGAGCCCGGGGGCGCCGAACTTGTAGCTGCCCTGCCGTGCGCCGTGCGACGCCATCTGCATCGGCTGCGCCGAATCGGCCCGCTCACCGGTCCGCTCGAATGTCGTGCTGCTGGTGATCGCGAGTGCGTTCCCGCCGGTCTTCGTCGCGTGATAGGTCGTCACCGCGCGCTCGACAGCATCGAAAGCGTCAGCCCGGAGCGTGCGCTGCGTCGTGTCGCTCCACGTGGCGTCGTCGACCACGCCGCCGGGCGGGAGCGCCGGAAAGAGGGCGATGAGGCCGGCGCCGATCTGGTCACCGACGCCGGTCGTGCGATCCGGGGCGAGGCCGGTGAGCCTCCCATCGGGAGTGAGGGAGCCGGTCCAGCGCGTGCCCTGGGCAAGGAGCAGCGAGTCCGGTGGAACCGTGCCGCCCGCGTCCTGGCGGAGCGAGTCGAGTCGGATCGTGACGGCATAGGCGGCGGGCGCCGGCGCGGGGGTCACGGCGGGCACGACGCTCACCGTGAGAAATGCCGTCCGGGTCGACTGCTGGACCTGCGTGGCACCGCCCGGAAGCTGCAGCGCGAGGCTATCACGCCGCTCGTAAGCGTAGGCGGCGCCGCCGGTCGGCAGGTACACGAATGCGCCGGCGCGGGTTGGCGTCGGGATCGGCGCACCCGGACTCGGCGGAACGCCGGCGGCGGGCGGCGCCCCTGGGCGCGGAGCGGGCGCTGGTGACGGCGCCGGCTGGACCCCGCTCGACGAACTGCACGCCACGGCAAATGCCAGGGCAAGTACCAATGGGACGCAGTCTCGGCGCGCGCCGCTCAACGGAGTGCGCTCGCCGCGAATGTTTCCGTCAATTGCACCGGCAGGGGCTTGGGAGCGAATGCTCCCGAAATCGTGAGCCTCGAGATCTGCGTCGAATTGCCGTCCAGGTAATGCCCATCCGGCGCGATGTAGTACGTCTCCTTCCCAGTTCCACTGCCCTCGACGTTGGCGGTGCCTTCACCCATCTGCTGGGTGCCGGTCACCGAGGCGGTGAACGCCGTCTCGATCTTGACCGCCCTCATACCTCCGTGCGATTCCGCGCCCGTCGCGCGATACCTGGTGACCCGCCGGATGGTCACAGTGCCGCCGCCCGCCGCGTTGCTGCTTTCGGTCGTGTCGGCCCATCCATCGCCCACCTTGATACCTTGCCGCACCGGCGGAAAGAGCTGACGCACCACGGCGGTGAGCTGTGCCGCGAGCGGTGTCGGGGTAAGCGGCTGCACGCCCACGAGCTTCCCGCTCCGGGTCACGAACCCATGCAGCGCGACGCCGCGCGCGCTGTCGAGCACGGTGCGCGGCACCGGCGTGGTGCTGTCACCCCGCATCGAATCGACGACCGCGTGCACCGTCCGGCCGCCCGCTGAGTCGGTGAGCGTCAGCGCGAGAAAGGTGGACACGGAGAAACGCTGCCGCTCCTCGCCACCGC from Gemmatimonadales bacterium carries:
- the dnaA gene encoding chromosomal replication initiator protein DnaA — translated: MQLSAKEAWKRILDEAQRELPADIIRNWLEPTEAIALEEGNLIVGAPDQFAAEWNETKHASVLSRLAEPVVGRPTTIVFRVNEERRRRPQMDFFVQTTAAAPAAAAANTSTQPLNERYTFETFVIGKSNELAAAAAHAIAEAPGKTYNPLFIYGATGLGKTHLMQAIAHARLTKASDVRVLYVGAEQFLNEVIESIHSRTMPDFRRRYRSEVDLFLVDDVHFLEGKEQTQEEFFHTFNALHQANKQIVLTSDRPPKEIPGLEARLVSRFESGMVADIGQPDLEHRIAILRKKQEQDHLELTIPDDVLRFIAEHVRSNVRELEGCIIKLLLYASLKHKEIAIELAREALSDKIRPGEDGADARARPLPTIHRVQEVVARRWGVTPEGLRSKARIKTLTVPRQIAMYLARELLQMQLVEIGQAFGGRDHSTVIHSVDKVQRQMSRDRSFREKIEYARQELCAE
- the dnaN gene encoding DNA polymerase III subunit beta, with the protein product MKLTITREQLQEGLVAVAASVPAKTTLPVLANILLEASKDGLRLSGTDLDIAVSTTVPAAVDQEGSITLPARKLVEIVRELPSAPIRLVASGEQRVTIECGRSKFRLLGLPREEFPAFPAVKFDGGWKVSAGDLQKLISHVAFAASTEESRPILNGVLWELRPERMRMVATNGHRLARMDVPAVTQVGTAQPAAGQQADLIVPPKALEQIRRLFGPEDEVEIARSDNHLGFRSARTQIFTRLIEGPYPNYEQVIPRENDKAATADRAALSAALRRMSIVASDQTHRIRMAFASGACKLSVQTPDLGEAQEEVTVTYDGDPLEIGFNASYLLEILKFIPTDEVRLTFKAPERAATCEPVGWNDSASFLTLVMPLRLVD